One segment of Longimicrobiales bacterium DNA contains the following:
- a CDS encoding DUF5916 domain-containing protein, whose amino-acid sequence MIHPSTPTRARALPPRPYALGSLAVAAAVLVLGAPAGAQQTEPNSALPRGIAIDGSPAPEHPVSITRDARGRPTVRAIRLDEPLTLDGVLDEDMYSDVQPFGEFVQVTPVSGDPSSQRTDVWIAFDDENIYVTCRCWDDAPPDEWIVNEMRRDADGIRNNEHFGIMFDTFYDRRNGFMLYTNPLGARNDYSVVDEAGVNRDWNPIWDVAPGQFDGGWTVEIAIPFKSLRYQSGAGQMWGLQLRRSIRHLNEWTYLSPVPAILAGPQGLNRVSVAGTLVGLDLPAAGSNVELKPYGIAGSTTDRVSAPAVTDRTAAVGLDLKYGLTANLTADLTFNTDFAQVEVDEQQVNLTRFSLFFPEKREFFLEGRGVFEFGTGGGGGYGGGGGGGGFGRGGGDAPSLFYSRRIGFQDGSVIPIQAGGRLTGKVGPWTVGLMNIHTGNDEVAGVGATDFSIVRFKRDILRRSAIGAMFTNRSIGASGTGTNQAYGMDAAFAFFTNLKLGGYYARTETPSLGGDNESYQARFDYGGDTYGANAGIVKVGSDFNPEIGFLRRSDFRKSSGSVRFSPRPSSIEAVRKLTWQGTVNFFEDGAGRMESRSQQGRFSIEFDNSDQATLQATRNFERLDDPFEIDTDVFIPEGRYTYTGYQASYNFGTQRPVSGNVSYQWGSFFRGSIRTISINRARVVVSDHLSLEPGVSVNLIQLPDGDANQTVFRLRADYAFTPRMFASTLVQYNESRATFSSNLRFRWEFRPGSDLFVVWTDERDTPLRRTGLRNRAFALKVTRLLRF is encoded by the coding sequence GTGATCCACCCATCGACCCCGACGAGGGCGCGCGCCCTACCTCCGCGACCCTATGCTCTCGGTTCGCTCGCGGTAGCGGCTGCTGTCCTCGTGCTGGGCGCCCCGGCTGGGGCCCAGCAGACCGAACCCAACAGCGCCCTCCCCCGAGGCATTGCCATCGATGGATCGCCAGCGCCGGAGCATCCGGTGTCGATCACACGGGACGCACGTGGCCGCCCGACGGTTCGGGCGATCCGTCTTGATGAGCCCCTGACACTGGACGGCGTGCTCGACGAGGACATGTACTCCGACGTCCAACCTTTCGGGGAATTCGTGCAGGTAACACCGGTCTCGGGTGACCCGTCTTCGCAGCGCACCGACGTCTGGATCGCCTTCGATGACGAGAACATCTACGTGACGTGCCGGTGCTGGGACGACGCTCCGCCTGACGAGTGGATCGTCAACGAGATGAGACGTGACGCCGATGGGATCCGAAACAACGAGCACTTCGGGATCATGTTCGACACGTTCTATGACCGGCGAAACGGATTCATGCTCTACACAAATCCGCTCGGGGCTCGCAACGACTACTCGGTCGTCGACGAGGCGGGAGTGAACCGAGACTGGAATCCGATCTGGGACGTCGCCCCAGGCCAATTCGACGGCGGTTGGACGGTCGAGATCGCAATCCCGTTCAAATCCCTACGCTACCAGTCGGGCGCCGGGCAGATGTGGGGCCTCCAGCTCCGCCGCTCGATCCGCCACCTCAATGAGTGGACGTACTTGAGCCCCGTGCCGGCCATCCTCGCCGGTCCACAAGGACTCAATAGGGTTTCGGTCGCGGGAACGCTGGTCGGCCTGGACTTGCCGGCCGCAGGTAGCAATGTGGAACTCAAGCCGTACGGAATCGCGGGCTCGACAACCGACCGTGTATCGGCGCCCGCCGTCACGGATCGCACGGCCGCAGTCGGGCTGGACTTGAAGTACGGACTGACCGCCAACCTCACGGCCGATCTCACGTTCAACACGGACTTCGCCCAGGTCGAGGTCGACGAGCAACAGGTCAATCTGACGCGATTCAGTCTCTTTTTTCCCGAGAAGCGCGAGTTCTTCCTGGAGGGGCGTGGGGTCTTCGAATTCGGTACCGGTGGCGGCGGCGGCTACGGCGGCGGTGGTGGAGGCGGCGGATTCGGACGTGGCGGCGGAGATGCTCCGTCCCTGTTCTACAGCCGCCGGATCGGCTTCCAAGACGGATCCGTCATCCCGATCCAGGCCGGAGGGCGGCTAACGGGCAAGGTCGGCCCGTGGACGGTCGGCCTCATGAACATTCACACGGGCAACGACGAAGTAGCGGGCGTAGGTGCCACCGACTTCTCGATTGTGCGCTTCAAGCGCGACATCCTTCGGCGTAGCGCGATCGGGGCAATGTTCACAAACCGTTCGATCGGCGCATCGGGTACAGGCACCAACCAGGCCTACGGGATGGACGCCGCGTTCGCGTTTTTCACCAACCTGAAGCTCGGCGGATACTACGCGCGCACGGAGACCCCATCGCTTGGCGGCGACAACGAGAGCTATCAAGCTCGCTTTGACTACGGAGGGGACACCTACGGAGCTAACGCTGGCATCGTCAAGGTGGGTTCCGACTTCAACCCGGAGATTGGGTTCTTACGTCGAAGCGACTTCAGGAAGTCGTCGGGCTCAGTAAGGTTCAGCCCTCGGCCATCGTCGATCGAAGCCGTTCGGAAGCTCACCTGGCAGGGCACGGTCAATTTCTTCGAAGACGGAGCGGGGAGAATGGAATCCCGCAGCCAGCAGGGACGCTTCAGCATCGAGTTCGACAACAGTGACCAGGCCACGCTGCAGGCTACCCGGAACTTCGAGCGTCTCGACGATCCGTTCGAGATCGACACCGATGTATTCATCCCGGAAGGGCGGTACACGTACACGGGGTATCAAGCGTCCTACAATTTCGGCACGCAACGCCCCGTCTCGGGCAATGTCTCCTACCAGTGGGGCAGCTTCTTCCGTGGCTCGATCCGGACAATCAGTATCAACCGGGCGAGAGTCGTCGTGTCTGACCACCTGTCCTTGGAGCCCGGCGTGAGTGTGAACCTCATCCAACTGCCGGACGGCGATGCGAACCAGACCGTATTCAGGTTACGGGCGGACTACGCGTTCACTCCACGGATGTTCGCCAGCACGCTCGTGCAGTACAACGAGAGCCGCGCGACCTTCTCAAGTAACTTGCGATTCCGCTGGGAGTTCCGTCCGGGCAGTGACTTGTTCGTAGTGTGGACGGACGAGCGCGACACCCCGCTCCGCAGAACCGGGCTACGTAATCGGGCGTTCGCGCTAAAGGTCACAAGGCTGCTCCGCTTCTAA
- a CDS encoding heme-binding protein, protein MLALTLLGGIGVAPTAGEAQITMAQAQMAVDAAEAEARANDWNLTIFVTDADGVPMYLRRMDGAPPRTAGIVRMKAHVVITTGGTSGAYGQALAAGTVDTIPGGIHYEGGLPILMNGELIGAMAASGARGSEDAQAVQAGLAAIGAASGN, encoded by the coding sequence GTGCTCGCCCTCACTCTCCTCGGCGGGATCGGGGTAGCGCCCACAGCAGGCGAAGCCCAGATCACGATGGCGCAGGCCCAAATGGCGGTCGACGCCGCGGAGGCCGAGGCTAGAGCCAATGACTGGAACCTCACCATTTTTGTCACCGACGCGGATGGTGTCCCGATGTACCTGAGGCGCATGGACGGTGCCCCACCGCGGACGGCGGGGATTGTAAGGATGAAGGCCCACGTCGTCATCACGACGGGTGGGACATCGGGTGCCTACGGCCAGGCGCTTGCTGCCGGAACGGTCGATACCATCCCGGGTGGGATCCACTACGAGGGTGGGCTGCCAATCTTGATGAACGGCGAACTCATCGGCGCGATGGCGGCGAGCGGTGCGCGGGGATCTGAAGACGCGCAGGCTGTGCAGGCCGGACTGGCCGCAATCGGGGCGGCTTCCGGAAACTGA
- a CDS encoding NAD(P)-binding protein, with protein sequence MSEEETHPGEGRNLGMKRSIPRRDFVSGVGVALTGSLFPTGSVDGFQSWLTQQSIYPPALTGLRGSHDGSWETAHALVRGTAWEQAARVDEEYDLIVVGGGISGLAAAHFFRKQVGGPDARILILDNHDDFGGHAKRNEFHHNGRTYLVNGGTLNVEAPSQYSPEAAGLLWDLGIDRTRYYDSIADVRERYADLGLSSGFFFDRETFGRDHLAAGYGRRPWAEIAKESPLTERAREDLVRLRDPAAAIDPWPNESPDAKKKLLAGMSYLSYLTDVLDVDPKVAFMHDSAGYIYCTGIDAVPALFAWNAGYPGFAALGLGPTPPSQLIDEPGGAHGRENQGRAGTGDPTMYFPDGNATITRLLVRGLIPGAISGSSMEDVVLADTDYGRLDTADSAVRIRLNSTVVNVRHMGSPDSADPVEVTYVRDGQARRVRGGAVVLACWNGVIPYLCPEMPETQREALSYGVKAPLVYTNVLLRNWESLVASGVSGASAPGGYHQSMSLGTSLDFGGYRTSQDPTEPIVLRMSRYPFEPGQSKAEQHRRGRRDLLSTSFETFELKIRDQLARTFGPKGFDPEQDILGITVNRWPHGYAYTYNTLFDDPRWALGTPDDRPNVVGRQPYGRIAIANADAAASPHTDAAINEAYRAVRELKARLG encoded by the coding sequence ATGTCAGAGGAAGAAACACATCCAGGCGAGGGCCGCAATTTGGGGATGAAGCGGTCGATTCCTCGACGTGACTTCGTGAGTGGGGTGGGGGTCGCTCTGACCGGCTCACTTTTCCCGACCGGCTCCGTCGACGGGTTCCAGTCATGGCTCACTCAACAGTCGATTTATCCGCCGGCGCTCACTGGATTGCGCGGAAGCCACGATGGCTCATGGGAGACGGCCCACGCACTCGTGCGTGGTACCGCCTGGGAGCAGGCAGCCCGTGTGGATGAAGAGTATGATCTGATCGTCGTCGGTGGCGGCATCAGCGGGCTCGCAGCTGCCCACTTCTTCCGAAAGCAGGTCGGTGGTCCTGACGCCCGTATACTGATCCTGGACAACCACGACGATTTCGGCGGCCACGCGAAGCGGAACGAGTTCCATCACAACGGTCGCACGTACCTAGTGAACGGTGGAACCCTCAACGTCGAGGCGCCGTCGCAGTACAGTCCCGAGGCGGCCGGCTTGCTGTGGGACCTCGGGATCGACCGCACCCGCTACTACGATTCGATAGCAGATGTGCGTGAGCGGTATGCCGACCTTGGCCTCTCGTCTGGCTTCTTCTTCGACCGCGAGACGTTCGGAAGGGACCACCTCGCCGCTGGGTATGGACGCCGTCCTTGGGCCGAGATCGCAAAAGAGAGTCCTCTCACAGAGCGCGCCCGGGAGGACCTCGTGCGACTGCGCGATCCGGCCGCGGCGATCGATCCGTGGCCGAACGAGTCGCCCGACGCAAAGAAAAAGCTGCTCGCCGGGATGAGCTATCTGAGCTATCTGACCGACGTCCTCGACGTGGACCCGAAGGTCGCGTTCATGCACGACAGCGCGGGGTACATCTACTGCACAGGCATCGACGCCGTCCCGGCGCTCTTCGCATGGAACGCCGGGTACCCGGGCTTCGCGGCGCTCGGCCTAGGACCGACACCGCCCAGCCAGCTTATTGACGAGCCCGGTGGCGCCCACGGCCGGGAGAATCAGGGCCGAGCAGGCACCGGTGACCCCACGATGTACTTCCCAGACGGCAACGCGACCATTACTCGGTTGTTGGTGCGCGGGCTGATCCCTGGAGCGATCTCAGGGTCTTCGATGGAGGACGTCGTGTTGGCCGACACGGACTACGGCCGCCTTGACACGGCCGACTCTGCGGTACGAATTCGGCTGAACAGCACTGTGGTGAACGTTCGCCACATGGGCAGTCCAGACTCGGCCGATCCCGTTGAAGTCACGTATGTGCGGGACGGCCAAGCGCGCCGTGTCCGGGGGGGAGCGGTTGTCTTGGCCTGCTGGAACGGGGTGATTCCTTACCTGTGTCCAGAGATGCCTGAGACGCAACGCGAAGCGCTCTCCTATGGCGTGAAGGCACCCCTCGTATACACGAACGTGCTGCTTCGGAACTGGGAGTCCCTGGTCGCGAGCGGAGTGTCCGGAGCGTCGGCACCGGGAGGTTATCACCAGAGCATGAGTCTCGGGACATCACTCGATTTTGGCGGTTATCGGACGTCTCAGGACCCCACGGAGCCGATCGTGCTCCGCATGTCGCGGTACCCCTTCGAGCCCGGCCAATCGAAGGCGGAGCAACATCGGCGTGGGAGACGGGATCTGCTGTCTACAAGCTTCGAGACCTTCGAGCTCAAAATCCGAGATCAACTCGCGCGGACCTTCGGGCCGAAAGGGTTTGATCCCGAGCAAGACATCCTCGGCATCACGGTCAACCGATGGCCGCACGGCTACGCTTATACCTACAACACGCTCTTCGACGATCCGCGATGGGCGCTAGGCACCCCCGATGACCGCCCGAACGTGGTCGGACGGCAACCCTACGGACGGATCGCGATTGCGAACGCCGATGCGGCCGCCAGCCCCCACACGGACGCTGCGATCAACGAAGCCTACCGGGCAGTGCGCGAGCTGAAGGCACGGCTGGGCTAG